AAGTTAACTTTAAATCGTCACGTAACTCCTTAGCATTATCAGTTGCTTTGTGCATTGCAGTCATACGAGCTCCGTGTTCGGCAGCAAATGAATCACGTACTGACTTGTATAACTGAGTTTTTAATGACTTTGGAATTAACTCTAAAACGATTTCTTCTTTCGATGGTTCGAAGATATAGTCTAAGTTTACGTCTGCATCAGTTTCTACAGGCTTAATAGGCAAGAATTGCTCTACCTGAGGAATTTGAGTTGCAGCGTTCTTAAATCTGTTATAAATAACTTCGATTCTATCGTAAGATCCGTCAACATATAAATCCATTAACTGTTGAGCAATACCAGAAACATTATCAAATGTTAAGTTATCAAAAACATCATTTCTGTTGTCAATAACCTTATATTCTTTTGATAAGATATCGTTTCCTTTTTTACCAATAGTTAATAATTCAACAGTAGTATTACCGTATTTTTCATTGATTGTTTTAACTGTTTGCTTCACAATAGAAGAGTTAAAACCACCACATAAACCTCTGTTAGAAGTTACAATTACTAATAATACTTTGCTTACTTCTCTTTGCGTTGAATATACTCCACCAGCGTCACTATCTAAAGTAGCACTTAAGCTTTGTAATAATTCAGTAAGCTTAGATGAATACGGGCGCATAGCTGTAATTGCATCTTGAGCTTTTTTCAACTTTGCAGCCGATACCATTTTCATGGCAGAGGTAATCTGCATTGTTGATCCAATTGAAGTAATTCTGTTACGTATTTCTTTTAAGTTTGCCATCTAATTTGAACTTAAAATTATAAAAGCTCCCGCCCGAAAGCGGGAAGTTATTTTTTTGTTTATTAAGCTGTATACTTAGCTGAAATCTCCTTAGCAGCGTCTTCTAATACAGCAACTGCTTCGTCAGTTAATTTTCCAGCTTTTAAAGTATCTAACGTATCTCTGTGCTTAGCATTTAAGTACTCGATATAGTTAGCTTCGAATTCTTTTACTTTGTTTACAGGTACGTCTTTTAATAAGTTTTTAGAACCTGCATAGATAATTGCAACTTGATCTTCTACAGTAAAAGGATCTCCTTGATTTTGCTTTAAGATCTCTACGTTACGCTTACCTTTAGAGATAACGTTCATAGTAGCAGCATCTAAGTCAGAACCAAACTTAGCGAATGCTTCTAATTCACGGTATTGAGCTTGGTCTAATTTTAATGTACCAGATACTTTCTTCATTGATTTAATCTGAGCAGAACCCCCTACACGAGATACAGAAATACCTACGTTAATTGCAGGACGAACTCCTGAGTTGAATAAATCAGACTCTAAGAAAATCTGTCCATCAGTAATCGAAATTACGTTTGTTGGAATATATGCAGAAACGTCTCCAGCTTGAGTTTCAATAATTGGTAATGCAGTTAAAGATCCTCCACCTTTTACTTTACCTTTTAATGATTCTGGTAAATCGTTCATTTCAGCAGCAATAGCATCATCATTAATAACTTTTGCAGCACGCTCTAATAATCTTGAGTGTAAGTAGAAAACGTCTCCAGGATACGCCTCACGTCCTGGTGGACGACGTAATAATAAAGATACCTCACGGTAAGCAACCGCTTGCTTAGATAAATCATCATAAACAATTAAAGCTGGTCTACCAGTATCACGGAAATATTCTCCGATTGCAGCTCCTGCGAATGGAGCATATACCTGCATTGGTGCAGGATCAGATGCGTTAGCAGCTACAATAGTAGTATAAGCTAAAGCTCCTTTTTCTTCTAACATGTTTGCGATTGCAGCAACTGTAGAACCTTTTTGTCCTACTGCAACATAAATACAGTAAACTGGCTCACCTGCATCGTAAAATTCTTTCTGGTTTAAGATAGTATCAATAGCAACTGTTGATTTACCAGTTTGACGGTCTCCAATGATTAACTCACGTTGTCCACGTCCAATAGGAATCATTGCATCTACAGATTTAACACCTGTTTGTAATGGTTCAGTTACTGGTTGACGATAGATTACCCCAGGAGCTTTACGCTCTAATGGCATCTCATAAGTTTCACCTTCGATTGGTCCTTTACCATCGATTGGATTACCTAATGTATCTACTACACGTCCAACAATTCCTTCTCCAACTTTTAAAGAAGCAATTCTTTCTGTACGTTTTACTGTAGATCCTTCACTTACTCCTGTTGATGATCCTAATAATACCACACCAACGTTGTCTTCTTCTAAGTTTAATACGATTCCTTCTAAACCGTTACCAAAATCTACTAATTCACCATATTGAACATTTGATAAACCGTATACACGAGCAATACCATCACCCACTTGTAATACAGTTCCAACTTCGTTTAACGTAGCTTTCGCCTCGAAATTTGTTAATTGTTCCTTTAAAATTGCTGATACTTCAGCTGGTTTAATTGCTGCCATCTTATATAATTTGATGTATAATTAAATTTTTGGAATATAATGACTATTGTCAAATTCTCTTCTTAATTCATTAAATTGGTTAGAAATACTCGCATCGTATTGAACATCTCCAACGCGTAAAATAAATCCTCCTAAAATATCAGGATTTACTATATTTTCAATATTAGCTTTGTTTCCAGTGATCTCTACGATCTTAGCTAATACTTTTGTTTCTAATTCTTTACTTAAAGGTACTGCGGTAGTAACCTTTGCTACTTGCATGCTTTTGTAGTAATCGTAAATAACAGAGTATTGCTTAGCAATAGGCTCTAACATTAACATACGTTTGTTTTCTTCTAATAAGTTAAACAAACCTTTAACAATGTTGTTTACGTTTTCCCCGAAAAGTGCAGTTAATACTTTACGCTTATCTGCAGCTTTAATCACAGGGCTCTTAAGCATTGCATCTAAATCGTTACTTCCAGCAATCGTGTCAACAATAAACTTCATGTTATCATTCACCTCTGTTTCTTTACCTGACTCTTTTGCTAGGTTTAAGATTGCTTTTGCATAACGTAATGCTGGTCTTCCTGCTTTCATTGAGTGATTAGTTTAAAGTAACGTCTTCTAACATTCCTTCAACAAGCTTTAATTGATCGTCTTGTGAAGCTAATTCTTTTTTAACAACAGTTTGAGCTATACCTATAGATAAGTCAGCTACCTGCTTTTTAACGTGTGCTAAAGCTGCTTGCTTTTCTTGTTCAATTGAAGCCTTTGCGTTTTCAATTAACTTAGCTGCTTCTTCAGAAGCTTCTTCTTTAGCATCAGCAACGATCTTATCTTTAATCTCACGAGCTTCTTTTAACATTGCGTCTCTTTCTGCTCTAGCTTCTTTTAATAATCTATCGTTATCAGCCTGTAAGTTTTGCATTTCTTTCTTTGCTTCTTCAGCTGCGTCTAATGCATTTTGGATACCTTCTTCACGTTCCGTTAACGAAGCTAAAATTGGTTTCCAAGCAAACTTACCTAATAAAAATAGTATTATAAGAAGGATTATCACTTGCATGAAAAATAACCC
The sequence above is a segment of the Tenacibaculum sp. 190130A14a genome. Coding sequences within it:
- the atpA gene encoding F0F1 ATP synthase subunit alpha, translating into MAAIKPAEVSAILKEQLTNFEAKATLNEVGTVLQVGDGIARVYGLSNVQYGELVDFGNGLEGIVLNLEEDNVGVVLLGSSTGVSEGSTVKRTERIASLKVGEGIVGRVVDTLGNPIDGKGPIEGETYEMPLERKAPGVIYRQPVTEPLQTGVKSVDAMIPIGRGQRELIIGDRQTGKSTVAIDTILNQKEFYDAGEPVYCIYVAVGQKGSTVAAIANMLEEKGALAYTTIVAANASDPAPMQVYAPFAGAAIGEYFRDTGRPALIVYDDLSKQAVAYREVSLLLRRPPGREAYPGDVFYLHSRLLERAAKVINDDAIAAEMNDLPESLKGKVKGGGSLTALPIIETQAGDVSAYIPTNVISITDGQIFLESDLFNSGVRPAINVGISVSRVGGSAQIKSMKKVSGTLKLDQAQYRELEAFAKFGSDLDAATMNVISKGKRNVEILKQNQGDPFTVEDQVAIIYAGSKNLLKDVPVNKVKEFEANYIEYLNAKHRDTLDTLKAGKLTDEAVAVLEDAAKEISAKYTA
- the atpG gene encoding ATP synthase F1 subunit gamma translates to MANLKEIRNRITSIGSTMQITSAMKMVSAAKLKKAQDAITAMRPYSSKLTELLQSLSATLDSDAGGVYSTQREVSKVLLVIVTSNRGLCGGFNSSIVKQTVKTINEKYGNTTVELLTIGKKGNDILSKEYKVIDNRNDVFDNLTFDNVSGIAQQLMDLYVDGSYDRIEVIYNRFKNAATQIPQVEQFLPIKPVETDADVNLDYIFEPSKEEIVLELIPKSLKTQLYKSVRDSFAAEHGARMTAMHKATDNAKELRDDLKLTYNKARQAAITGEILEIVGGAEALNN
- the atpH gene encoding ATP synthase F1 subunit delta is translated as MKAGRPALRYAKAILNLAKESGKETEVNDNMKFIVDTIAGSNDLDAMLKSPVIKAADKRKVLTALFGENVNNIVKGLFNLLEENKRMLMLEPIAKQYSVIYDYYKSMQVAKVTTAVPLSKELETKVLAKIVEITGNKANIENIVNPDILGGFILRVGDVQYDASISNQFNELRREFDNSHYIPKI
- a CDS encoding F0F1 ATP synthase subunit B, with protein sequence MDQLLNDFSPGLFFMQVIILLIILFLLGKFAWKPILASLTEREEGIQNALDAAEEAKKEMQNLQADNDRLLKEARAERDAMLKEAREIKDKIVADAKEEASEEAAKLIENAKASIEQEKQAALAHVKKQVADLSIGIAQTVVKKELASQDDQLKLVEGMLEDVTLN